The Synechococcus sp. RS9909 genomic interval ACAACGGCTTCTCCAGGCTGCAGATGCAAGTGGTAGGTGTTGGATAACACCATCTGGGCGCCGGTCTCTACCAGCTGGCTGGTGGTCACCCCCTTCACGGTTCCCAGGGTGCCAACGGGCATGAAGCGCGGCGTCGAGACCGGTCCGTGGGGGGTCTGGAAACAGCCGCAGCGCGCCTGGGTGTGCGGGCAGTGGGCGTTGATCTGAAAGCGGAACACGGGCCGGCGGCCACCATCCCTGACCCTACGGTGAACCCCTGCCACCACCTTGGCGCCGTCATCGATGGCCTCCGTTCCGTTCTGGTTGTGCGATCTGGCTGGCGCCTGGGTGTTCTACAGCGTGCTGCCGGCCTGGCCCTGGCTTCAGCCGGGCTTCCGCCGCATCGCCCGTTTCGCGCCCTGGATCGGCTTGGTGATCGGTGTCCTCGCCGGGCTGCTCTGGCTGCTCCTGGAGCGGCTCGGCTGGCCCCCAGCGTCCCGGGTGTTGGTGGTGCTGGGGTTTGAGGCCTGGATCACCGGTGGCCTCCATCACGATGGGGTGATGGACACCGCCGACGGTCTGGCTGCCGGGGAGGGGCGCCGCCTGGCGGCAATGGAGGACAGTCGGGTGGGCGCCAGTGGTGTGATGGCGTTACTGCTGGCGCTTCTGCTCCAGGGCGCGGCTCTGTTGACGCTGGTGGAACGGGCGCCGGCATCGCAGGCGGGACTGCTGCTTCCCGGCTGGCTCGTGGCCGCTGCCTTCTGGGGCCGGTGTGCACCGCTCTGGGCCCTGTTGCGCTTTCCTTATCTCCGTGCCGGCGGAACCGCCGGCTTTCACCGGGCTCAGGCTCGGGGGGGATGGGAGCTGCTTCCAGCTGGATTGGCTGTGCTGCTCGGCCTGGCGCTGGCTTTGCTCCTTCCCCAGACTCGTCTGCTTCTCTGGAGTGTGCCCATGGGCTTGGGGGCGAGCTGGTGGGTGGCGTGTTGGCTGGGGCGACGCCTCGGCGGTCACACCGGTGACAGCTATGGCGCCTGTGTGGTGTGGACGCAGGCCCTCATGCTGATGCTGCTGGCCCTTCTGCCGATGCCGGCGCCGGTTGGGGCAGCCTGAGCACGAAGGCATTGCCCTCCTCCGGCAGAGAGGGATCCAGCTGCCGAGGGCTGCAGCAGAGCCGGAGGCTGCCGCTGCGCTCCTCAGCCAAACGCCGGGCCAGCGCCAGCCCGATGCCGCTACCGGGTCGGTCCTGACTGCGCTGTCCCCGCACGCCCTGCTGGAAGATCCGCTCCCGTTCGGCGGCGGCGATGGCGGGCCCTCCATCCCAAACGCAGATCCAGTCATCGCCCAGCAGCAGTCCAAGCGGCGCGTTGGCTGGGCTGTAGCGGAAGGCGTTCTCCAGCAGGTTGGCGATGATTTCCGCCACCACCTGATCCTCCGGTGCACGCTGGATCGCACTCCAGCCGGGCCAGTCGTCCGGGCCCAACCAGCGCCGCCCCTGGAGTGCCGCCGTGGCGGCGGCCCGCTCGGTCAGGGGCAGCAGCAGGTCTTTCAGGTTCACCCCGGCCCGACCGGGGAGCCCCGGGGGGAGCAGCAGGGCCTGATGGCCCCCGTCGGCGATCACTGGCGTGTCCTTGCCGATGCGGTCGAGGCTGCTGATGTAGTGATCCAGCTGCGCCTGCTCCTCAAGAAGGTGTTGCACCAAGGGGCGATGGCGGCTGTCAGGGTCGAGGCGTCTGAGCAGCAGCTGGGCGTAGGTGCGCAGCGCCGCCAGAGGATTTCGGAGCTGATGCACCAGCAGATGCAGCTGCTCCCGTTGCGCTTCGAGCTGGTCGAGCAGGCGCCGGCGTTCCAGGTCGAGGCTCAGGCTCTGGGCCAGGGCTGCGGCACAGGCCTGAAGGCGCCGGTCCAGGCGTGGGTCCCAGTCGTCGTTGGCATGGCGTTCGGCCCGCAGGGCTCCGAGCAGAAGATCGCCCTGGCGCAGCGGATACCAGCGCCGCTCTGCGGTCGGCGTGCGCAGGGCTGGATCCGACTCCACCGGCGGGAGCTGCCCCTCGACCCTGGGCCATTGCTGCACAGCGTCGAGGCGGGGATCCGCCCCCTGGCTGCCCTGGGCCACATACAGCACCAGTCGCGCCATGGCGGCTTCCCCTTCAAAACTGCTCAGCTGCTGCTGGGCAAGAGCCAGAAACGGTTCGGAGAGAAGCATGGAACCGAAACGTGCTGTCGAACACAGACAAGTGGCGGGACAGCCCCGACACGGGGCTTGTCAATCTGGGAAAAAGTCTTAAGATCAGATGATCGACCGATAGCACGCCCCCTCCGAGAGGCGGCACTTCGGTATCGAATCTGCTGAGGTTGCGCTTTTTTCGCTTCCAAGGCTACAGCAGAGGTTGATGCGTCTTCTGTTGTGCTTTGGCTCTGCCAAGGCTTTCGATGCTGCGAGTCCTTGGTCAGCGTGGGTTGTTCACGTTGACCTGTCTCCCGGATTGCTGACGTCTGGACGCTTTGCGTCGCCCCTTCTCCTCTCCTGCTCCCGTCCGGGAGTTTTCTGCCATGTCCAAAAAGCGCAAGCGGATCAGCCGCCGCCGTCTCGCCGGTCAGCGTGTGCTTGCCCACGTGCCCACCTACAACCTCGAAACGGGCGAGCACAAACCGGTCACTGCCGGTCGTCGCTTCATTGCCGAAAACGGCATCACGCCACCGGCTCTGCTCAAGGTTCGCCGCAACGAGCACACCACCGACCATTTCTTCTGGGGTGAAAAGGGGCTGTTCAGCGCCCAGTACGCCGAAGAGAACCACTTCCTGTTCCCCTCCTTGCGTTGCATTGTCGACCGCATCGGTGAAGACACCCTGTTTGAGGGGCTGGAGCTTGTCGCCGACGATTGGGAGGAAATGGAGGAATACGAATACGCCTTCGTCTGACCCAGTCAGCTCCACCAGCGGCTGAGGGCCGCCTGGATCGCGGGAAGCGATGCCGCCGCGATCGTGTGACCCTCCTCTGACGCCTGCAGTTCCGCTCTCGGAGACGATGCGTCTCCGTTGAGCAGGCACTGCAGCGTTTCGCTGGCACTGAAGGGCACGACCTCATCCCGTGTCCCGTGCACCAGAAGAATGGGTGGACGCCCTTGTGGTGGTGTCCAGCCGGGGTGGGGATAGCCACTGCAGGCGATCAATCCCGCCAGTGGCAGGCCGCAACCGCTCGCTAGAGCCATGGCAGCTCCCTGGGAAAACCCGAGCACCACCGTTCTCTCCAGGGGACGATCCCGATCGCTGAGCGATTGAAGGCGTTGGCTCAGCTCCTGACATGCCGCGGGTACTGCGCTCCAATCCGCTGGGAAGAGCCCATACCACTGCCGTCCAATGCCCTGCGGATGCAGCTCCGGAGCTCGCAGTGCCACCAGCTCCACCGGCTTGGGCAGATCGGCCGTGAGTGCTTCCCCGAGCGGCAGCAGGTCCTCCGCATCAGCACCCCAACCATGAAGGAGCACCAATCGATGTCGGGCTCCAGGAATGGAGCGCAGCAGCTGGTCGTCGGTCATGACTGCGGGCATCAGGTGGAGATGGGAGTCTTCTCTCTTTGCAGAAATCCCTGCTGCGTAGGTTGGCCCATGGAATCCTTCTGCTGCCATGGCACCCACCGCCCTGTTGAGCGTGTCCGACAAGCGTGGGCTGGTGACCCTGGCGGAGGCCCTGCATCGCCGTCATGGCTTCCGGCTGCTCTCCAGCGGAGGCACCGCAGCGGTGCTCGAGCAGGCCGGTTGTCCTGTGACTCGGGTGGCGGATCACACCGGAGCACCGGAGATTCTGGGTGGCCGGGTGAAAACACTGCACCCCCGCATTCATGGCGGCATCCTGGCGAAGCGGGGCGATCCCAACCACGACGCCGACCTGGCGGCGCAGCAGATCGATCGGATCGATCTGGTGGTGGTGAACCTGTATCCCTTCCGCGAAACGGTGGCCGATCCAGACGTGACCTGGGACACGGCGATCGAAACCATTGATATCGGTGGGCCCACCATGGTGCGCTCGGCTGCCAAAAACCATGCCGATGTGGCGGTGCTCACCAGCCCTGAGCAATACGACAGGGTGATCGCAGCCCTCGACCGCCCCGGTGGGATCGATGCCGGCTTGCGTCGCCGGCTTGCGCTCGAGGCGTTTGCCCATACCGCCGCCTACGACACCGCCATCAGCAACTGGATGAACGACCGGATGCGGAGGGCCGAGAACGCCACTGGGTCACAGGAGGGCGATGACGACGAGGCTGCTGCGCTGCCCTGGCTGGAAGCCGTTCCCCTGCGTCAGCGCCTGCGCTACGGCGAAAACCCCCATCAGCAGGCCAGTTGGTACAGCAGCCCCCGCGGCGGTTGGGGGGGTGCCCTGCAACTGCAGGGCAAGGAGCTCAGCACCAACAACCTGCTCGATCTGGAGGCGGCCCTCGCCACCGTGCGCGAGTTCGGTTACGGCAGCGACGGGCGTCACCCCGCCCAGCAACCTGCCGCCGTGGTGGTGAAGCACACCAATCCCTGCGGTGTGGCCGTCGCCGATGCGGTGGCGGCGGCGCTCACCCGGGCTCTGGATGCGGATCGGGTGAGTGCTTTCGGCGGCATCGTTGCCCTCAACGGCGTGGTGGAGGCGGCGGCGGCCAGGGAACTCACCGGCTTGTTCCTGGAGTGCGTGGTGGCCCCGGGCTACACCGCGGAGGCGCGCCACATCCTGGCGGCGAAAGCCAACCTGCGCCTGCTGGAACTGGCACCCGCGGCCATCGACGCTGCCGGCCATGCGCATGTGCGCAGCATCCTCGGCGGGTTGTTGGTGCAGGACCTCGATGATCAGCCGATCGATCCCGCCAGCTGGACCGTGGCGACGCAACGTCCGCCCACGGCCCAGGAGCAGGCGGATCTGCGCTTCGCCTGGCAGTTGGTGCGCCACGTGCGTTCGAACGCGATTGTGGTGGCCAGGGCTGGACAGAGTCTGGGGGTGGGGGCCGGCCAGATGAACCGGGTCGGTTCCGCTCGCCTGGCGCTCGAGGCGGCCGGGGATCAGGCCCGGGGGGCGGTGCTGGCCAGCGATGGCTTTTTCCCCTTCGACGACACGGTGCGCCTGGCCGCGAGCCATGGCATCACCGCAGTGATTCACCCCGGCGGCAGCCTGCGCGATGCCGATTCAATCAAGGCCTGCGATGAACTCGGTCTGGCGATGCTGCTCACCGGCCGCCGTCATTTCTTGCATTGAGGCCTGACCCCCTAACCTCCCTCTCACGCGTCCTTCTGTTTGGTTGATTGATGACCCTCGCTGCCCTTCCCTTCGCTGCGAATTTCCTGCATCCGCTGATGATGTGGGCGCTGCTTGCCGGCGGTGGCTACGCCCTTTATCTGGGTGTGCAGGCGAAGAAGGTTCGCACCGGCACGCCGGAGGAACGCAAAGCCCTGATTCCCGGCAAATTCGCTCAGCGTCACTATCTCTGGGGGAGCGTGCTGCTGGTGGTGATGGTGTTCGGCACCCTGGGCGGGATGGCCGTCACCTACCTCAACAACGGCAAGCTGTTTGTCAGCCCTCACCTGATCGTCGGCCTGGCGATGACGGGTCTGATCGCCGCCGCTGCCGCTCTTTCACCGCTGATGCAGCAGGGTAATCTGCTGGCGCGTAAGGCCCATGTGGGCCTCAACATGGGGGTGCTGACCCTGTTCCTGTGGCAGGCCGTGACCGGCATGCAGATCGTGAACAAGATCTGGGCGAACCGCTGAGGGTTGGAGGCGATCAGAAAGCGGCCCGTCGCCTCGGCGGGCAGATCAAGCCATGGCTGGCGTGAAAATCTTCCTGCACCTTCCAGGTGAGCTTGCGTGAGATCTGGCGCACGATCTGCCTGAGCAGGTGATCGCCGCTCGATTGCACCAGCTGCTCCGGCAGCATGGTGATGACTTTCGGCAGCCGGATCCACACCGAGAGATCCAGGCTCCAGCTCACGTTGGTGGCTTCCGCCACGGCGTCCTGATGTGGATCCTCGTCCAGGCTCAGTTCGGCCTGGAAGTTCACGTCGTAGAGCGTTGTCAGCCCCGGGTCAGCATCCGGAATGGGCACGGTCACAATCGCATAGGTGCCCTGGTGCTGCGGCAACAGGCGCAAGCCGATCATCGGTTCAACCTCGAAGCCGAAATTCCCGAAGCGGCCGAGCGTCAAGGCATAGGCCTGGGCATCGATCGGGTCCACGTCCATCGGCGCGGCGCAGCGACGGAACCAGCCTTCGTGGCAATCGAGATAGGCCGCGACCTGGTGGCGCGGGGCCAGCATCTCCATGCGGTCAGCGAATTGGCTGCGGTAGCAGCGCACCTGGGGATCGTCGCTGTGGCGCAGGGTTTCGGCCGGAGTTCTCGTCAAGAGCAGCACGGATGGGGGTCCCTCGCCGGGGGTGTTCCCCGCTAGATCAACCAATGTAAAGCGGCCTGGCCTTCAGCTTTCGCTCAAGGCGATCAGACGCTGAATCACCTGCTCCACGGCCCGGTCTGGTGTGGAGGCTCCGGAGGTGATGCCCACGGTGACCGGTCCGGGCGGCAGAAAATCCGTCTCGTGCACCAGATCGCCTCCCAGGGGTTTGTGCTCGATGCTGTTATCGGGATCGATCCGTTCCGGCGTGTCGATATGGAAGGAGCGGATGCCGCGGCTGATGGCGATCTCCTGCAGGTGGGTGGTGTTGGAGGAGTTGTAGCCCCCGATGACCACCATCAGGTCAAGAGGCTCATCCACCAGGGAGAACATGGCATCCTGCCGCTCCTGGGTGGCATCGCAGATGGTGTTGAAGGCGAGGAAGTGCTCATTCAGTCGGGTCGGTCCGTATTTGCTGAGCATGGTGCGCTCGAACAGACGACCGATTTCTTCAGTTTCGCTTTTGAGCATGGTCGTCTGGTTGGCCACGCCCAGCCGCTCGAGATCGCGATCGGGATCGAAGCCGGGGGAGCAGGCCCGGGCGAAGCGGGCCATGAAGGCCTCCCGATCCCCCTGACCGAGGATGTAGTCCGACACCAGGCGCGCTTCCTCCAGATCCAGCACCACCAGATAGGTGCCGGCGAAGGAGCTGGTGGCAAGCGTTTCCTCGTGCTTCACCTTGCCGTGAATGATTGAGGTGAACGCATGCTTCTTGTGCTTCTCCACCGTGGTCCACACCTTGGAGACCCAGGGGCAGGTGGTGTCCACGATGTGGCAGCCACGCTCATTGAGCAGTTGCATTTCCTGCACGGTGGCACCGAAGGCCGGCAGGATCACCACATCGCCGGAGGCCACGTCGGAAAAGTCCTTCACCCCCTGATCCACGGGGATGAACCGCACATCCATCTCGCGTAGGTGGTCGTTCACCGAGGGGTTGTGGATGATCTCGTTGGTGATCCACAGCCGTTCACTCGGATAGTGGCGCCGGGTTTCGTAGGCCATCGCCACCGCCCGTTCCACTCCCCAGCAGAAGCCAAAGGCCTCGGCCAGCCGCACCGTGAGACGGCCTTGCGTCAGCCGGTAGTCGTTGTCGCGAATCGAGCCGATCAGGCCGCTCTGATAGGCCTGCTCCAGGCTGCCGGCCACCTCCTCGGCCCGTCCGAAGCCACGGCGATTGTAACGATCGGAGTGATGCAGCGAGCGCTTGAAGGCGTGGGTATCCATGGCGCGGCGTCAGCGATGGGGTGACTCTATGGGCCCAGAACAAAACCCGGCCCCATGGGAGCCGGGTCGAGAAGGTCAGCGGATGCTGAAGTAAGACGTCAGTTGCTGGCTGAGGCGAAATCCGGATAGGCCTCCATGCCGTGCTCCCCGATGTCGAGACCTTCGATCTCTTCTTTTTCGGTGACCCGGATGCCACCGAAGATGCCACCGATGATCGACCAGGCGATCCAGCAGGTGATCAGCGTCCAGATCGCATAGGCCGCGCAGCCCAGAGCCTGAACGCCCAGCTGGGAAATGCCACCACCGTTGAAGAGGCCGATGCCAGCAGCACCGGTATCCATGCCGTCCACGCCCCAGAGGCCGATCACGAGGGTGCCCCAGATGCCGCAGACGCCGTGCACGGAAAAGGCACCCACCGGATCATCGATCTGAGCTGCATCGATCGCCGCAACGGCGAACACGACGATGATGCCACCGATCGCACCGGTCACCCAGGACCCCACCAGGGTCATGTTGCCGCAACCGGCTGTGATGCTCACCAGGCCAGCGAGAATGCCGTTGATGATCATCGTCAGGTCAGGCTTGCCGGAGGTCATGGTGGACACCACAGTGGCCCCAATGGCGCCGCCCGCAGCGGCCAGGGTGGTGGTCACAGCCACGTAGGCCACGTATTGATCCATGGCCAGCTCGGAGCCAGGGTTGAAGCCATACCAGCCGATCCACAGGATCAGAGCGCCGAGGGTGGCGATGGCCATGTTGTGCCCGGGGAGTGCCTGAGGCTTGCCATCGACGAATTTGCCGATGCGAGGTCCGAGCAGCATGGCGCCGACCAAACCGGCCCAAGCACCCACGGAGTGCACGATCGAGGAACCAGCGAAGTCGATGAAGCCCAGCTCACTCAGCCAGCCACCATTCCACTGCCACGACCCGGAGATCGGATAGATCACAGCCGTGAGCACCAGGGCGAAGATCACGAATTCACCGAACTTGACGCGCTCAGCGACAAGGCCCGACACGATCGTGGCCGCAGTGCCTGCGAACGCCGCCTGGAAGAGGAAGTCAACCGAGGGCACCAAACCACCCTCAGCGATCAGTTCCGGTGTGACGGTGGGGTCAAAGAACAGGCCGCTGAAGTAGAGCCAGCCTGCGGCCACCGGATCGCCATACATCAGCGAGTAACCGATGAACCAGTAGGCGGTCACCGCCAGGGCGAACACAAACAGGTTCTTGGCGAGAATATTCACCGCATTTTTCTGGCGGCACATCCCGGCTTCGACCATGGCGAAACCGGCGTTCATGAAGATCACCAGGATCGTGGCCACCAGCAACCAGAGGTTGTTGGCCAGGAAAGCGGCATTCAGCTCGGGCATCTCGGCGGCATGGGCCGAGAGGTTGAACAGACCGAGACCGAAGAGGGCGACAGGCACGCAGGCCAGCCACATCAGGGAACGATTCGACTTGAAGCCGCGAATGCTGCGCAAGAGGAGCATGGGGCCATCCAGAAGACTGGCGTCCTGGAGGCGTGTCTTGCCCCGCCTTGCAGGCGAGTGCAGAGCAGTTGTCATGAAAGGAGAGCAGGGCTGCAGAACGGGCTGGACGCTGAGGTCCGGCATCCGTTGACAAAGTGCTCGCTTGTGAACCATTCCCAGGTGGCGATTGTTACCGAATCGCCGATTGGTGGGTCAGCACCGGCCTGAGGCCATCCCAGAGGATGTGATCGGCCTCGAAGCGGAAGGCGCAGGGCAGTACCTCAACGCCGGCGCTCAGGGCCTCCCGGAAGAGCTCGCCGTAGCGGGGATCGGCGCTGTCGCCCGGAGCGAAGGCGGTCACATCCGGTCGGCTCAGGCAGGGCACCAGCACGGCCCTGGCGTCCGGCAGCAGGGCACGCAGCTCCTCCAGGTGCTTCTGCCCCCGTTCGGTGACCGTGTCTGGGAACAAAGCAAGATGGCCCTCGCTCCAGGTGGTGTTCTTCACTTCCACATAGATCGCTCTGGGGTCGCTTACCTGCGCAGCCGGTGAGAGCAGCAGATCGATGCGGCTGCGGCGGTCTTTGCCGTAGGGCACTTCGCCCCGGATGGTGGCGATCGGCCCCAGCTGCTCCTCCAGACAGCCGGCTTCGATCGCGGCCCGGATCAGGCGATTCGGCAGGGCGGTGTTGATGCCCACCCAGCAGGGGGTGCCATCGGCCCCGGGCACCTCCGCCTGCTCCCAGGTCCAGGCGAGCTTGCGGGTCGGAGAGGGGGCATGGCGCAGCCGGACCCTGCCTCCGGAGTGCAGCACGCCGGTCATCGGTCCGGTGTTGGCGCAGTGGGCGGTCACCTCACGGCCGTCATCGAGGCGAACATCGGCCAGGAAGCGTTTGTAGCGCTTGAGCAGCACGCCCTCCTGCAGGGGTTCGAAGGCGAGAAGCGGATGGCCGGGCATGGCAGCGCAGCACCAGGGACACAGATGGTGGTCATGGTGGCCCCTGGCGTGAGGTTGGCGGGCTGAAGCGGTCGAGAATGCCGCCCAGTTCAGCAGTGCCGGCCGGGCCGTCGATGGCGAGATCCCTTAAACGCATCGCCCTCGTGGTGACCTACGGCACCATGCTCAGCAAGCTGGGTGGCCTCGTGCGGCAGCTGGTGATCGCCGCCGCCTTCGGCGTCGGAGCCGCCTACGACGCCTACAACTACGCCTATGTGTTGCCGGGATTTCTGCTGATCCTGCTCGGCGGCATCAATGGCCCGTTTCACAGCGCCATGGTGAGTGTGCTCAGTCGCCGGCCGCGGCAGGAGGGAGCCCACATCCTCGCCACGCTCAACACGATGGTGAGTGCCCTGTTGCTGGCGGTCACGCTGCTGCTGGTGCTGGCAGCCGACCCCCTGATCACGCTGGTGGGGCCGGGCCTGAGTGCTGAGTTGCACCACAACGCCGTGCTGCAGCTCCAGGTGATGGCGCCGATGGCGTTGCTGGCTGGATTGATCGGTCTCGGTTTCGGTTCCCTCAATGCCGCCGATGAGTTCTGGATCCCGGCGATCTCTCCGCTGATGTCGAGCCTGGCTCTGATCCTTGGGGTCGGTGTGTTGTGGTGGCAGCTCGGTGATGCGATCGCCACACCGGCCTTCGCGATCCAGGGCGGGGTCGTGCTGGCGCTCGCCACTCTGGTGGGGGCCCTGCTGCAGTGGCTCCTCCAGCTGCCGGCCCTCGCCCGTCAGGGTCTGGCACGGCTGCGTTTCGTCTGGGATTGGCGCCACCCGGGTGTTCAGGAGGTGTGGCGTGTGATGGGACCGGCCACCCTCTCCTCAGGGATGTTGCAGATCAATGTGTTCACCGATCTGTTCTTCGCTTCCGCCCTGGTGGGGGCTGCTGCAGGCCTGGGCTACGCCAATCTGCTCGTGCAGACCCCTCTGGGCCTGATCTCCAATGCCCTGTTGGTGCCCCTGCTGCCCACCTTTTCCCGCCTGACGGCACCGCAGGATCGGCCGGCTCTGGTGGATCGGATTCGCCAGGGGTTGATGCTCTCGACCGCATCGATGCTGCCCCTGGGGGCCCTCTTCGTCGCCCTTGGTGGCCCGATCGTGGCGCTCGTCTACGAACGGGGGGCCTTTGATCAGCAGGCTGTGCAGCTGGTGACCGGTCTGCTGATGGCCTATGGCGTCGGCATGCCGGCCTATCTGGGCCGGGATGTGTTGGTGCGGGTGTTCTATGCCCTCGGGGATGGCACGACGCCGTTTCGGCTCTCCCTGGCGGGGATCGGGCTGAATGTGCTCTTCGACTGGGTGCTGGTGGGCGGCCCGAGCCCCTGGGGGCCCCAGCTTCCCTTCAGCTTCGGCGCGCCAGGCCTGGTGCTTGCCACCGCGGCGATCAACCTGATCACCTGCACCGCCCTGTTGCTCGTGCTGCAGCGGCGCCTGGCTGGTCTGCCTCTGTTCGCCTGGGGCCGGGACGCCCTGGCCCTGGGCTTCGCGGCGGTGCTCGCCGGTGTGGCGGCCTGGGCGGTGAGCCTCGGCTTGGCCTGGGCTGCTGATGTGCCGGGTCGGATCCTGCAGGTGGGCGTCTCGGCCTCCGTGGGGCTGCTGGTGTTCGTGCTGGTGGGTCGGCGCAGTGGCGTTCCTGAATTGGAGGCTCTGGTGCGGGGGATTCGGCGTCGGTTCAGCTCTCGTTGAGTCGCACGTTGCGTTCTTCGCGCACATGAATCGGCAGCTCGAGCTGCTGACGGCCCACCACCTGAGGCCCTTGAACCGAAAGAATCCGGGCCTCGATGCCGAAGTCGCGAAAGGCGGTTTCCAGCTCCTGGATCAGGGCTTTCTCCACCTGCGCCTCCGCATCCACCACCTTGCCGATCAGCCGCCCGCCAAGACGCCCGATCCGCTGCCGCACCACCTCGCGTGCGTTGGTGACCTCGATGATCAGCACAGGAACTCCGGAGGTGCGTGCAACCTTATCG includes:
- the murJ gene encoding murein biosynthesis integral membrane protein MurJ — encoded protein: MARSLKRIALVVTYGTMLSKLGGLVRQLVIAAAFGVGAAYDAYNYAYVLPGFLLILLGGINGPFHSAMVSVLSRRPRQEGAHILATLNTMVSALLLAVTLLLVLAADPLITLVGPGLSAELHHNAVLQLQVMAPMALLAGLIGLGFGSLNAADEFWIPAISPLMSSLALILGVGVLWWQLGDAIATPAFAIQGGVVLALATLVGALLQWLLQLPALARQGLARLRFVWDWRHPGVQEVWRVMGPATLSSGMLQINVFTDLFFASALVGAAAGLGYANLLVQTPLGLISNALLVPLLPTFSRLTAPQDRPALVDRIRQGLMLSTASMLPLGALFVALGGPIVALVYERGAFDQQAVQLVTGLLMAYGVGMPAYLGRDVLVRVFYALGDGTTPFRLSLAGIGLNVLFDWVLVGGPSPWGPQLPFSFGAPGLVLATAAINLITCTALLLVLQRRLAGLPLFAWGRDALALGFAAVLAGVAAWAVSLGLAWAADVPGRILQVGVSASVGLLVFVLVGRRSGVPELEALVRGIRRRFSSR